The following coding sequences are from one Arthrobacter sp. 24S4-2 window:
- a CDS encoding carbonic anhydrase, translated as MATYLTPALAWRQLREGNERFVAGESSHPNQDASRRSSLVENQHPFAVIFGCSDSRLAAEIIFDLGLGDAFVVRTAGQVIDDAVLGSLEYSIGVLGVPLIVVLGHDSCGAVSATKTAVETGQMPTGFIRDLVERITPSVLTSLRNNETEVNDMVVEHVKQTSQRLVDSSRVISTAIETGTAAVIGLSYSLAQGRADLVSGIGEL; from the coding sequence GTGGCTACTTACCTGACTCCCGCGCTGGCTTGGCGGCAACTGCGCGAAGGAAATGAACGCTTTGTCGCCGGAGAATCCTCCCACCCCAACCAGGACGCATCGCGCCGTTCCTCGCTGGTCGAGAACCAGCACCCCTTCGCCGTGATCTTCGGTTGTTCGGATTCCCGCCTCGCTGCCGAAATCATCTTCGACCTCGGCCTGGGCGACGCCTTCGTGGTCCGCACCGCCGGCCAGGTCATCGACGACGCCGTCCTCGGCTCGCTGGAATACAGCATCGGCGTTCTCGGCGTGCCACTGATCGTGGTGCTCGGGCATGACAGTTGCGGCGCCGTCAGCGCGACGAAGACCGCAGTGGAAACCGGGCAGATGCCCACCGGTTTCATCCGTGACCTCGTCGAACGCATCACGCCATCCGTCCTGACCTCCCTGCGCAACAACGAAACCGAGGTCAACGACATGGTGGTGGAGCACGTCAAGCAGACGTCGCAGCGGCTGGTTGACAGCTCGCGTGTGATCTCCACCGCAATTGAAACCGGGACGGCCGCCGTCATCGGACTCTCCTATAGCCTCGCGCAGGGCCGGGCGGACCTCGTTTCCGGAATCGGCGAGCTCTAA
- a CDS encoding DUF4245 domain-containing protein, with product MSETQDKSTPETQTASPDSPAGAPGTPDAPVVKPIIRAAAAKRANASVIGMIIALVVSVAAFLPIVLMNPSPKTDGYRPNVNVSAVAQNAAGVAGFTPVAPGTGDTFSANYARWESGTANGVPTWEVGYLTPKESFIGLVQTARANPTWLLQQTKNAPVTGSRKAGGLDWELRDAGKGEKSMVLTHKGTTVVLTGTAQLDEFAVLADAVVKSLESNPAATVSPSATPSP from the coding sequence GTGAGCGAAACGCAGGACAAGTCCACCCCCGAGACCCAGACGGCAAGCCCGGACTCCCCCGCGGGCGCCCCGGGCACCCCCGACGCGCCCGTGGTTAAGCCCATTATCCGCGCTGCTGCGGCAAAAAGGGCGAATGCCTCGGTCATCGGGATGATCATCGCGCTGGTCGTTAGCGTGGCCGCGTTTCTCCCCATCGTGTTGATGAACCCTTCCCCGAAGACCGACGGTTACCGGCCGAACGTTAACGTCAGCGCGGTGGCGCAGAACGCCGCCGGTGTGGCGGGATTCACACCCGTGGCGCCCGGGACCGGCGACACATTCAGTGCGAATTACGCCCGCTGGGAGTCCGGAACCGCCAATGGCGTGCCTACGTGGGAGGTCGGCTACCTCACACCGAAGGAGTCCTTCATCGGGCTCGTCCAGACTGCCCGGGCCAACCCGACGTGGCTGCTCCAGCAGACCAAGAACGCTCCCGTGACGGGTAGCCGCAAGGCCGGCGGACTGGACTGGGAACTCCGGGACGCCGGCAAGGGTGAGAAGAGCATGGTCCTCACGCACAAGGGCACAACCGTTGTGCTGACGGGCACGGCGCAACTGGACGAGTTCGCGGTCCTGGCAGACGCCGTCGTGAAGTCACTGGAAAGTAACCCGGCCGCCACAGTTTCACCCTCGGCCACGCCTTCCCCGTAA
- the glpX gene encoding class II fructose-bisphosphatase, whose product MTQQYSTISPSLAVGIDEPDRNLALELVRVTEAAAIAGGHWVGFGDKNKADGAAVDAMRSFLQTVHFNGVVVIGEGEKDEAPMLFNGEHVGDGTGPECDVAVDPIDGTRLTALGINNALAVLAVAERGSMFDPSAVFYMEKLVTGPEAADMVDLRLPVKQNLHLIAKAKGVKVNQLNVMILDRDRHRPLVEEIREAGARTKFIMDGDVAGAIAAARSGTGVDALMGIGGTPEGIVAACAIKSLGGVIQGRLWPTSDDEKQKAIDAGHDLERVLSTNDLVSSDNCYFAATGITDGDLLKGVRYSKDKVLTQSIVMRSKSGTIRFVDGEHQASKWEGYARKS is encoded by the coding sequence ATGACCCAGCAGTACTCCACGATTTCCCCGTCGCTTGCCGTTGGCATTGACGAGCCGGACCGCAACCTTGCCCTTGAACTTGTCCGCGTCACCGAAGCCGCGGCAATTGCCGGCGGCCACTGGGTGGGCTTCGGCGACAAGAACAAGGCTGACGGCGCAGCAGTCGACGCCATGCGCTCCTTCCTCCAGACCGTCCACTTCAATGGTGTTGTGGTTATCGGTGAAGGCGAGAAGGACGAAGCTCCCATGCTTTTCAACGGCGAGCACGTGGGTGACGGCACCGGCCCCGAGTGCGATGTCGCCGTCGACCCCATCGACGGAACCCGCCTGACCGCCCTGGGCATCAACAACGCCCTCGCCGTTCTGGCTGTCGCCGAGCGCGGCTCCATGTTCGACCCCTCCGCCGTGTTCTACATGGAGAAGCTCGTCACGGGCCCGGAAGCTGCGGACATGGTCGACCTGCGACTCCCCGTCAAGCAGAACCTGCATTTAATCGCCAAGGCGAAGGGCGTTAAGGTCAACCAGCTGAACGTCATGATCCTGGACCGGGACCGCCACCGTCCCCTCGTGGAGGAAATCCGCGAAGCCGGTGCCCGGACCAAGTTCATCATGGACGGCGACGTCGCCGGCGCCATCGCGGCAGCCCGTTCCGGTACCGGCGTTGACGCGCTCATGGGCATCGGCGGGACGCCGGAAGGCATCGTTGCTGCCTGCGCCATCAAGTCCCTCGGCGGCGTCATCCAGGGCCGCCTCTGGCCCACCAGCGATGACGAGAAGCAGAAGGCCATCGATGCCGGGCACGACCTCGAGCGTGTCCTCTCCACCAACGACCTCGTCTCCAGCGACAACTGCTACTTCGCAGCCACGGGCATCACGGACGGCGACCTCCTCAAGGGCGTGCGCTACTCCAAGGACAAGGTCCTGACCCAGTCGATCGTCATGCGCTCCAAGTCCGGCACCATCCGCTTCGTGGACGGCGAGCACCAGGCCAGCAAGTGGGAAGGCTACGCCCGCAAGAGCTAG
- the manA gene encoding mannose-6-phosphate isomerase, class I encodes MYEIENVLRPYAWGSTTAIAGLLGRQVSGGPEAELWVGAHPDSPSVAVAADGGPLPLDVLISSAPEHHLGSASVAEFGPRLPFLLKVLAAESPLSLQVHPTLEQARAGFDREEAAGVDRSAAERNYKDNNHKPEMIFALTPFEALCGFRPAASSRALFEHLAASMREMSVEVPHLFLEVMEDLSAPVEHDALKAAFTRLIGGGHAVSHAVRELVAALKAGLPTDPYQAELSTAVSLHGHYPGDPGVLISLLLNRISLSPGEAVYLPAGNVHAYLHGLGIEVMASSDNVLRGGLTPKFVDVPELLNTIEFESVGVPMLAAETSALGQELYRPPFREFQLQRIVLEPDAAPVPLAQSGAAVIIVVSGSVLLDSPKGDLHLDRGASAFLPAAEAPVNVHGAAGSTEPAVAFAVTTAVEA; translated from the coding sequence GTGTACGAAATTGAGAACGTCCTCCGGCCCTACGCCTGGGGCTCCACCACCGCGATCGCCGGCCTGCTGGGCCGGCAGGTGTCCGGCGGGCCGGAAGCTGAACTGTGGGTAGGCGCCCACCCGGACTCGCCGTCCGTGGCTGTCGCGGCCGACGGCGGTCCGCTGCCTTTGGATGTGCTCATCAGCTCCGCTCCCGAGCACCATTTGGGCAGTGCCAGTGTGGCGGAGTTCGGTCCCCGACTGCCGTTCCTACTCAAGGTCCTGGCGGCCGAGAGCCCGCTGTCCCTCCAGGTCCACCCGACGCTGGAACAGGCCCGGGCGGGCTTCGACCGCGAGGAGGCCGCCGGCGTCGACCGTTCCGCTGCGGAACGGAACTACAAGGACAACAACCACAAGCCGGAGATGATCTTCGCGCTGACGCCGTTCGAGGCCTTGTGCGGCTTCCGCCCGGCTGCGTCGTCCCGCGCCCTTTTTGAGCACCTTGCGGCGTCAATGCGTGAAATGTCCGTTGAAGTCCCGCACCTGTTCCTGGAGGTGATGGAGGACCTGTCCGCGCCGGTTGAGCACGACGCCCTGAAGGCTGCATTCACCAGGCTTATCGGCGGAGGGCACGCCGTCTCCCACGCCGTGCGCGAGCTCGTGGCAGCCCTCAAAGCCGGCCTGCCGACGGACCCGTACCAGGCCGAGCTATCCACGGCCGTCAGCCTGCACGGCCACTACCCCGGCGACCCCGGCGTGCTCATTTCGCTGCTGCTCAACCGGATCTCCCTGTCCCCCGGTGAGGCCGTGTACCTGCCCGCCGGCAACGTCCACGCCTACCTGCACGGGCTCGGCATCGAGGTCATGGCGTCGTCCGACAACGTGCTCCGCGGCGGCCTGACACCCAAGTTCGTGGACGTTCCGGAACTGCTGAACACCATCGAATTCGAGTCGGTGGGAGTGCCGATGCTGGCGGCGGAAACGTCCGCGCTGGGCCAGGAGCTCTACCGGCCGCCGTTCCGCGAGTTCCAGCTGCAGCGGATAGTGCTGGAGCCCGACGCGGCCCCGGTCCCGCTGGCCCAGTCCGGTGCCGCCGTGATCATTGTGGTGTCCGGCTCCGTCCTGCTGGACTCCCCCAAGGGCGATCTCCACCTGGACCGCGGCGCCAGCGCCTTCCTCCCTGCCGCCGAGGCACCCGTCAACGTGCACGGTGCCGCCGGCTCCACGGAACCCGCCGTTGCCTTCGCCGTGACCACTGCAGTGGAAGCCTGA
- a CDS encoding LCP family protein produces the protein MTTSHSRSQAPQPAMTDPVRNPVTAPAPVRTKRAFVLLLLTLFVPGSAQIVAGDRKLGRIALRVTLAVWGLVVLALVLLMVNRTLLIGIVTNAVASLLIIIILVALALGWAALFINTLRLIRPVLLAPGMRPIVGAALVLAMVLSSGTLGYAAYVLNVGRNAIGSIFSAGPAMDPVDGRYNFLMMGGDAGDDRTGRRPDSLSVLSVDAKTGHTAIISVPRNLQNAQFSEGSPMRKIYPDGYNCGDECLINAINTEVTNEHKDLYPGVADPGAQATLEAVSGTLGITVQAYVLVDMDGFAKLIDAMGGIDIKAGGWVPLSGPVTDEANGIHGMPEGWIPAGDQHLDGYHALWYGRSREFVDDYARIQRQQCVQQAMLKQLDPATLLSKFEDIANAGTKVVDSNISASQLGSFVDLAMKAKGQEVSRLTIGPPDFDASFSTVPDFNQIHDKVDKLLAPKSESAGAAGDTVVQPGASAGRLMAAAAAAPLTQPAPSPTSSSDFTPVTTTPDGEPITEEMLNQFKREGNEQAIRDLVATNGQCRPL, from the coding sequence ATGACCACCAGCCACTCCCGCTCCCAGGCGCCGCAACCGGCCATGACAGATCCCGTCCGCAATCCAGTGACCGCACCGGCGCCGGTCAGGACCAAACGCGCGTTCGTCCTGCTGCTGCTGACGCTGTTCGTTCCGGGCAGTGCCCAGATCGTGGCGGGCGACCGCAAGCTGGGCAGGATTGCGCTCCGGGTAACGCTCGCCGTCTGGGGACTCGTGGTCCTGGCCCTGGTGCTGCTGATGGTCAACCGCACGCTCCTGATCGGGATCGTCACCAACGCAGTGGCTTCGCTGCTGATCATCATCATCCTCGTCGCCCTCGCACTGGGCTGGGCCGCACTGTTCATCAACACGCTCCGGCTCATCAGGCCTGTCCTGCTGGCACCCGGAATGCGGCCCATAGTCGGTGCTGCCCTGGTCCTGGCCATGGTGCTCAGCAGCGGCACCCTGGGCTATGCGGCCTATGTGCTGAACGTGGGCCGGAACGCCATCGGCAGCATCTTCTCCGCAGGTCCCGCGATGGACCCCGTGGACGGCCGCTACAACTTCCTGATGATGGGCGGCGACGCCGGCGACGACCGCACGGGCCGGCGTCCGGACAGCCTCTCCGTCCTCAGCGTCGATGCCAAGACCGGCCACACGGCCATCATCTCCGTACCGCGAAACCTGCAGAACGCCCAGTTCAGCGAGGGCTCCCCGATGCGGAAGATCTACCCTGACGGTTACAACTGTGGCGACGAATGCCTCATCAACGCCATCAACACGGAAGTGACCAACGAGCACAAGGACCTGTATCCGGGTGTCGCCGACCCCGGTGCCCAGGCCACTCTGGAGGCTGTCTCCGGGACTCTCGGCATCACCGTCCAGGCCTACGTGCTGGTGGACATGGACGGGTTCGCCAAACTGATCGACGCCATGGGCGGGATCGATATCAAGGCCGGCGGCTGGGTGCCGTTGAGCGGCCCCGTGACCGATGAGGCCAATGGCATCCACGGCATGCCGGAAGGCTGGATCCCGGCCGGCGATCAGCATCTGGACGGCTACCACGCGCTCTGGTACGGACGCTCCCGCGAATTCGTGGACGACTACGCCCGGATCCAGCGCCAGCAGTGCGTCCAGCAGGCCATGCTGAAACAGCTGGACCCGGCGACCCTGCTCTCCAAGTTTGAGGACATCGCCAACGCGGGTACCAAGGTGGTGGATTCCAACATTTCCGCCAGCCAGCTCGGCAGCTTCGTGGACCTGGCCATGAAGGCCAAGGGCCAGGAAGTCAGCCGGCTGACCATCGGGCCGCCGGACTTCGATGCGTCGTTCTCCACAGTGCCGGACTTCAACCAGATCCACGACAAGGTTGACAAGCTGCTGGCACCCAAGTCCGAGTCGGCCGGTGCCGCAGGGGACACGGTGGTGCAGCCAGGAGCCTCTGCCGGCCGTCTCATGGCGGCAGCCGCGGCTGCCCCCCTCACCCAGCCCGCGCCGTCGCCAACGTCGTCGTCGGACTTCACTCCCGTGACCACAACGCCTGACGGCGAGCCCATCACGGAAGAGATGCTCAACCAGTTCAAGCGCGAGGGAAACGAGCAGGCGATCCGCGATCTGGTGGCCACCAACGGCCAGTGCCGTCCGCTCTAA
- the purE gene encoding 5-(carboxyamino)imidazole ribonucleotide mutase → MTTTRTASIHAAGADPAAPIVGLVMGSDSDWPVMEAAAEALAEFGIPFEADVVSAHRMPTEMIRYGQTAHERGLRVIIAGAGGAAHLPGMLASVTPLPVIGVPVPLKTLDGMDSLLSIVQMPAGVPVATVSIAGARNAGLLAVRMLASGTDELALSLRDDLIDFAQELNDVATRKGASLRQKVSEVFSDGNVVPRGSR, encoded by the coding sequence ATGACCACCACACGCACAGCTTCAATCCACGCCGCAGGGGCTGACCCGGCGGCGCCGATCGTTGGACTGGTCATGGGGTCCGATTCGGACTGGCCGGTGATGGAGGCGGCCGCGGAGGCCCTCGCCGAGTTCGGCATCCCGTTTGAAGCCGATGTGGTCTCAGCCCACCGGATGCCCACCGAAATGATCCGGTACGGCCAGACGGCACACGAGCGCGGACTGCGCGTCATCATTGCCGGCGCTGGCGGAGCCGCACACCTGCCCGGGATGCTGGCGTCCGTCACTCCGCTGCCGGTCATCGGCGTTCCCGTCCCGCTGAAAACGCTGGACGGCATGGACTCCCTGCTCTCCATCGTGCAGATGCCGGCAGGCGTTCCAGTGGCCACTGTCTCGATCGCCGGCGCACGCAATGCCGGCCTGCTTGCCGTCCGGATGCTCGCCTCCGGCACGGATGAACTGGCCCTCAGCCTGCGCGATGACCTTATCGACTTCGCCCAGGAGCTCAACGACGTCGCCACCCGCAAGGGTGCCAGCCTGCGGCAAAAAGTAAGCGAAGTGTTCTCCGACGGCAACGTCGTTCCCCGGGGTAGCCGTTAG
- a CDS encoding 5-(carboxyamino)imidazole ribonucleotide synthase, whose product MMAPAATALGFELRVLAEGEDVSAVSAVPTSPVGDYKDLDALLEFSKGLDVMTFDHEHVPNEHLRALQEAGVNVQPGPDALVNAQDKLVMRAAIDRLELPNPVWASVADVDALVAFGENTGWPVVLKMPRGGYDGKGVRIVGSAADAAETAEWFEAMAPLLAEAKVEFSRELAALVARTPDGECRAWPVVHTIQVDGVCDEVIAPAQDIPLEVAAAAEDAAVRIANELGVTGVMAVELFETPGTGSGFLINELAMRPHNTGHWTQDGSVTSQFEQHLRAVLNLPLGATDALGPVVVMKNFLGGENQELFSAFPQAMATEPAAKIHCYGKAVRPGRKIGHVNLVGASAGDVDSVRQRATTVASIIRDGRAPARTSPGNSEETA is encoded by the coding sequence ATGATGGCCCCCGCCGCAACGGCCCTGGGCTTTGAACTCCGCGTCCTGGCCGAAGGGGAGGACGTTTCTGCGGTCTCCGCAGTGCCGACGTCGCCCGTGGGCGACTACAAGGACCTTGACGCCCTCCTGGAGTTTTCCAAGGGGCTGGACGTCATGACGTTTGACCATGAACACGTCCCCAACGAGCACCTGCGGGCCCTGCAGGAAGCGGGGGTGAACGTCCAGCCCGGCCCGGATGCCCTGGTCAACGCCCAGGACAAGCTCGTGATGCGCGCAGCGATCGACCGGCTGGAACTCCCGAATCCGGTGTGGGCCTCGGTTGCCGACGTCGACGCCCTGGTGGCTTTCGGCGAGAACACGGGCTGGCCGGTGGTCCTGAAGATGCCCCGCGGAGGTTATGACGGCAAGGGTGTCCGGATTGTCGGATCCGCCGCGGACGCCGCAGAAACCGCCGAGTGGTTCGAGGCCATGGCTCCCCTGCTGGCCGAGGCCAAAGTGGAGTTCAGCCGTGAGCTGGCCGCGCTTGTCGCCAGGACTCCGGACGGTGAATGCCGCGCCTGGCCGGTGGTCCACACCATCCAGGTGGACGGCGTCTGCGACGAGGTGATTGCGCCCGCCCAGGACATTCCTCTGGAGGTGGCCGCTGCGGCCGAGGACGCCGCAGTCCGGATCGCCAACGAACTCGGAGTCACCGGCGTCATGGCCGTTGAGCTCTTCGAAACCCCCGGCACCGGCTCCGGCTTCCTGATCAACGAACTGGCAATGCGTCCGCACAACACGGGGCACTGGACCCAGGACGGCTCGGTAACCAGCCAGTTCGAACAGCACCTGCGCGCAGTGCTGAACCTCCCGCTCGGCGCCACGGACGCCTTGGGCCCGGTGGTTGTGATGAAGAATTTCCTCGGCGGCGAGAACCAGGAGCTTTTTTCCGCCTTTCCGCAGGCCATGGCCACAGAGCCCGCCGCCAAGATCCACTGCTACGGCAAAGCCGTCCGGCCGGGCAGGAAGATCGGCCACGTGAACCTGGTGGGGGCATCGGCCGGCGACGTCGATTCGGTCCGGCAGCGTGCCACCACCGTCGCCAGCATCATCCGTGACGGCCGGGCGCCGGCCCGAACCTCACCAGGGAACTCCGAGGAGACCGCATGA
- a CDS encoding GtrA family protein produces MINTLAERLRGLASLFWREVAKFGAVGGVAFVIDNGLTYYLMHGAMSDSEAKARFVGATVATIFSWIANRFWTFRHRRQDNVIREFFMFILINGIGIGISTGFTALAKYSFGITDKNMLFLAGVAGILVATVVRFFAYRFLVFNKELDEEPAFSHDHEIIELHHHQGKHPVQVPSAVSGEVSEEKVADPELPGPPRS; encoded by the coding sequence ATGATTAACACACTTGCAGAACGTCTGCGCGGACTTGCCTCACTTTTCTGGCGTGAGGTGGCCAAGTTCGGTGCCGTCGGCGGTGTTGCCTTCGTTATTGACAACGGCTTGACCTATTACCTGATGCACGGCGCCATGTCTGACAGCGAAGCCAAAGCAAGGTTCGTTGGAGCTACGGTGGCCACTATTTTCTCGTGGATCGCGAACAGGTTCTGGACCTTCCGCCACCGCCGCCAGGACAACGTGATCCGCGAGTTCTTCATGTTCATCCTGATCAACGGCATTGGCATCGGCATTTCCACTGGGTTCACGGCCCTGGCCAAGTATTCGTTTGGCATCACGGACAAGAACATGTTGTTCCTGGCCGGCGTGGCCGGCATCCTGGTGGCCACCGTAGTGCGCTTCTTCGCCTACAGGTTCCTCGTGTTCAACAAGGAACTCGACGAAGAGCCGGCATTCTCGCACGACCACGAGATCATCGAGCTGCACCACCACCAGGGAAAGCACCCGGTTCAGGTTCCCAGCGCGGTTTCCGGGGAAGTTTCCGAGGAAAAGGTTGCGGATCCGGAGCTGCCGGGCCCTCCCCGCAGCTAG
- a CDS encoding TIGR03089 family protein, translated as MSIPAIELMSALRSGHSTSPRLTWYGPDSERVELSGRVLDNWVAKTSNLLQDELDAEPGMRLRLDLPAHWKSVVLALAAWQLGMEVVLDAGEAELLATGAPGSLPESSAFDAVIAVPLPALAMRWPGELPAGVVDYAAEVRSHGDVFMAHGDPEGAARAIISATGAAHPHSGLLSGFAATHDAGVRLLVQAGDGLEAALVQSLGAWNSDGSVVLVHPDVEVTDKLRNDERVQGK; from the coding sequence ATGAGCATCCCGGCGATCGAATTGATGAGTGCCCTGCGGTCCGGCCACTCCACATCCCCCCGACTGACCTGGTACGGGCCGGACTCCGAGAGGGTGGAGCTGTCCGGCCGCGTTCTGGACAACTGGGTGGCAAAGACCAGCAACCTGCTCCAGGACGAGCTCGACGCCGAGCCCGGCATGCGGTTGCGCCTGGATCTTCCGGCGCACTGGAAGTCAGTGGTCCTGGCCCTTGCGGCCTGGCAGCTTGGAATGGAAGTTGTCCTTGATGCCGGCGAAGCCGAGCTGCTCGCCACGGGAGCACCCGGGTCCCTTCCCGAAAGCTCCGCTTTCGACGCCGTCATCGCCGTACCGCTGCCCGCGCTCGCCATGCGCTGGCCGGGAGAGCTGCCTGCCGGCGTCGTGGATTACGCGGCAGAGGTCCGCTCGCACGGCGACGTGTTCATGGCCCATGGGGACCCGGAAGGGGCCGCCCGGGCGATCATTTCAGCTACCGGGGCCGCCCATCCGCACTCCGGCCTGCTCAGCGGCTTCGCAGCCACCCACGACGCCGGCGTGCGGCTGCTGGTCCAGGCCGGGGACGGCCTGGAAGCCGCCCTGGTCCAGTCACTTGGTGCTTGGAACAGCGACGGTTCCGTGGTGCTGGTCCACCCCGATGTCGAAGTAACCGACAAGCTCCGCAACGACGAACGCGTGCAGGGAAAGTAA
- a CDS encoding WhiB family transcriptional regulator, with protein MGQVERIHENAVVAGQASAKYRSRGVPSDWYVDPADPDAAERYNQSTNDLLQDQATAFLAAHEALLAGSPDQDNDLHDPPMELQTLHSGTTAQPVWIGLPFEQDFDDEGELGWQTDALCAQTDPEAFFPEKGGSTRDAKKVCGACNVRSQCLEYALSNDERFGIWGGLSERERRRLRKRAV; from the coding sequence ATGGGGCAAGTTGAGCGTATCCATGAAAATGCCGTCGTCGCCGGTCAGGCGTCGGCAAAATATCGTTCTCGCGGCGTGCCAAGTGATTGGTACGTAGATCCGGCCGATCCGGATGCCGCAGAGCGCTACAACCAAAGCACCAACGATTTACTGCAGGACCAGGCCACGGCCTTCCTGGCAGCACATGAAGCGCTGCTGGCAGGCAGCCCGGACCAGGACAACGATCTGCATGATCCTCCGATGGAACTGCAGACACTTCATTCGGGAACCACCGCGCAGCCGGTATGGATCGGGCTTCCCTTCGAGCAGGACTTCGACGACGAAGGCGAGCTCGGATGGCAGACGGACGCATTGTGCGCCCAGACCGATCCCGAGGCCTTCTTTCCTGAAAAGGGAGGCTCAACCCGCGACGCCAAGAAAGTCTGCGGCGCGTGCAACGTACGCTCACAGTGCCTCGAGTATGCACTGTCGAACGACGAACGCTTCGGCATTTGGGGAGGCCTCTCCGAGCGCGAGCGCCGTCGGCTGAGGAAGCGGGCAGTCTAA